In Nocardioides faecalis, the following proteins share a genomic window:
- a CDS encoding nuclear transport factor 2 family protein, translated as MAASKQTLLDTIHRYVELVATGSSADVVALYADGATVEDPVGSEVRTTRESIAEFYAALDGLEQEARVLHARVAGNEAAFAFELVTIVGEKKLTLAPVDVMTFDDEGRITSMRAFWSEDDMVWS; from the coding sequence GTGGCCGCGAGCAAGCAGACCCTGCTGGACACCATCCACCGCTACGTCGAGCTCGTCGCCACCGGCAGCTCCGCCGACGTGGTCGCGCTCTACGCCGACGGCGCGACCGTGGAGGACCCGGTGGGCAGCGAGGTGCGCACCACCCGGGAGTCGATCGCGGAGTTCTACGCCGCCCTCGACGGCCTCGAGCAGGAGGCCCGGGTCCTGCACGCCCGGGTCGCGGGCAACGAGGCCGCGTTCGCCTTCGAGCTCGTCACCATCGTCGGGGAGAAGAAGCTGACCCTGGCGCCGGTGGACGTGATGACCTTCGACGACGAGGGCCGGATCACCAGCATGCGCGCCTTCTGGTCCGAGGACGACATGGTCTGGAGCTGA